In Holophagales bacterium, one DNA window encodes the following:
- a CDS encoding SAM-dependent methyltransferase, giving the protein MGTVAERLRDRIREQGAIPFSAFMEEALYGEDGYYRRADFPVGAGGDFITAPSLSPLFGGCTARLLERLAGKMLGPMEMLEVGYGDATHLRQVASQAIGARLCGVDRNGRGAPEPIATWRDLAPIAPGSVRGLVFSYELFDALPIRRVVGSAEGPRELFVTLADDGSFAYREAALASPGPGDELRDVVARLLPGQVADVSPGWAPLYRELARRLGAGLVVTCDYGFAEGRLYDARARPHGTLAAYRRHRVHRDALAEPGMQDLTAHVDFDLLRAVGEAEGLETIAVTRLANWLVACGLFRDLDDAEPRARAEAMALLDLEGPGVETLVLVQSRGLGRADVAALFDVPLLAAR; this is encoded by the coding sequence ATGGGAACCGTTGCCGAACGCCTCCGCGATCGCATTCGGGAGCAGGGAGCCATCCCCTTCTCGGCCTTCATGGAAGAGGCGCTCTATGGCGAAGACGGCTACTACCGGCGCGCGGACTTCCCCGTCGGTGCGGGCGGCGACTTCATCACGGCCCCGTCCCTCTCGCCGCTCTTCGGCGGCTGCACCGCTCGGCTGCTCGAGCGACTCGCCGGCAAGATGCTCGGTCCCATGGAGATGCTCGAGGTGGGCTACGGTGATGCCACCCATCTGCGACAGGTGGCGAGCCAGGCCATCGGAGCGCGCCTCTGCGGTGTCGACCGCAACGGGCGAGGTGCGCCGGAGCCGATCGCAACCTGGCGAGATCTGGCGCCGATCGCGCCAGGATCGGTGCGCGGGCTCGTCTTCTCCTACGAGCTCTTCGACGCTCTGCCGATCCGCCGCGTCGTCGGCAGCGCCGAGGGTCCGCGTGAGCTCTTCGTGACGCTCGCCGACGACGGCTCGTTCGCCTATCGCGAGGCGGCGCTGGCGTCGCCTGGCCCGGGTGACGAGCTGCGTGATGTCGTCGCGAGGCTCCTGCCTGGGCAGGTCGCCGACGTCTCGCCCGGATGGGCACCGCTCTACCGCGAGCTGGCGCGGCGATTGGGGGCTGGCCTGGTCGTGACCTGCGACTACGGATTCGCTGAAGGCCGCCTTTACGACGCGCGAGCTCGCCCGCACGGAACGCTCGCGGCTTATCGCCGGCATCGGGTCCATCGCGACGCCCTCGCCGAGCCGGGGATGCAGGACCTCACCGCGCATGTCGACTTCGATCTCCTGCGGGCCGTCGGCGAAGCGGAGGGGCTCGAGACGATCGCGGTGACCCGGCTGGCCAACTGGTTGGTGGCCTGCGGACTCTTCCGCGACCTCGACGACGCCGAGCCGCGCGCTCGTGCCGAGGCGATGGCGCTTCTCGACCTCGAAGGGCCGGGCGTCGAAACGCTGGTGCTCGTGCAGTCGCGCGGGCTCGGGCGAGCGGATGTCGCCGCCCTGTTCGACGTGCCGCTGCTCGCGGCACGCTGA
- a CDS encoding NADH-quinone oxidoreductase subunit A: MGHYVPILVSSVVAILIVVILLVVGRLMRHRNSPLTNREPYECGNEPDSFAHDHRFSLRYYMIAVLFVVFDVETIFLFPWAVMLDRLALFGLIEMVIFLAILVVGYAYIWKRGALDWA, encoded by the coding sequence GTGGGTCACTACGTCCCAATTCTCGTCAGCTCTGTCGTCGCGATCTTGATCGTCGTCATTCTCCTGGTCGTCGGGAGGTTGATGCGGCACCGCAACTCGCCGCTGACCAACCGCGAGCCCTACGAGTGCGGCAACGAGCCGGACAGCTTCGCGCACGACCATCGCTTCTCGCTGCGTTACTACATGATCGCCGTCCTCTTCGTCGTGTTCGACGTGGAGACGATCTTCCTCTTCCCCTGGGCGGTGATGCTCGATCGACTCGCCCTCTTCGGCCTGATCGAGATGGTGATCTTCCTCGCTATCCTCGTGGTCGGATACGCCTACATCTGGAAGCGAGGAGCCCTCGATTGGGCATGA
- a CDS encoding NADH-quinone oxidoreductase subunit B, which yields MTGEAGVVTASYERLYNWARRSSLWPMQFGLACCAIEMMAVLDPRHDMSRFGAEVFRSTPRQSDLMIVSGTVTEKMAPVIRRLWDQMPEPKWSIAMGACATCGGPYRTYAVTQGVDRVIPVDVYIPGCPPRPEALMWGLLHLQRKIDRMRARPVGPADRAVAS from the coding sequence ATGACCGGCGAAGCAGGAGTCGTCACCGCCAGCTACGAGCGGCTCTACAACTGGGCGCGGCGCTCGTCGCTCTGGCCGATGCAGTTCGGCTTGGCTTGCTGCGCGATCGAGATGATGGCCGTCCTCGATCCGCGCCATGACATGTCGCGCTTCGGCGCGGAGGTCTTCCGTTCGACTCCGCGGCAGTCCGACCTGATGATCGTTTCCGGCACGGTGACCGAGAAGATGGCGCCGGTCATCCGTCGACTCTGGGATCAGATGCCGGAGCCGAAGTGGTCGATCGCGATGGGCGCCTGCGCGACCTGCGGCGGCCCCTACCGGACGTACGCCGTGACCCAGGGCGTCGATCGAGTGATCCCCGTCGACGTCTACATTCCGGGCTGTCCACCCCGTCCGGAGGCCCTCATGTGGGGACTTCTCCACCTGCAGCGCAAGATCGACCGGATGCGCGCGCGGCCGGTCGGGCCCGCGGATCGGGCGGTGGCATCGTGA
- a CDS encoding NADH-quinone oxidoreductase subunit C encodes MAPKWEDAAADPIVEDLRSRFPEAVELARTYAGDLTLAVKRDSFREICATLKRDHAFTLLVDLCGVDFPKRPARFEVVAHLYSFKTNRRVRVKTGTDETTPVPSLSGVFKAANWPEREAYDMFGILFEGHPDLTRILLWEGFNGHPLRKDFPIEGIDTGAAIYPEYYDARQGPAAGAGTGWKPKKPPEPAPVAGASAAGEQASSTPGAGSPQGQ; translated from the coding sequence GTGGCCCCCAAGTGGGAGGATGCGGCCGCCGATCCGATCGTCGAAGACCTGCGCTCGCGCTTCCCCGAGGCGGTCGAGTTGGCTCGTACCTACGCCGGCGACCTCACGCTGGCGGTCAAGCGGGACAGCTTCCGCGAGATCTGCGCGACGCTCAAGCGCGACCACGCCTTCACCCTGCTGGTCGATCTCTGCGGCGTCGATTTTCCGAAGCGGCCAGCACGCTTCGAGGTGGTGGCGCACCTCTACAGCTTCAAGACGAATCGCCGCGTCCGCGTGAAGACGGGCACCGACGAGACCACCCCCGTGCCCAGTCTCAGCGGCGTCTTCAAGGCGGCGAACTGGCCGGAGCGCGAGGCGTACGACATGTTCGGGATCCTCTTCGAAGGTCACCCCGACCTGACGCGCATCCTGCTCTGGGAAGGATTCAACGGCCATCCGTTGCGCAAGGACTTCCCCATCGAGGGCATCGACACCGGCGCGGCGATCTATCCCGAGTACTACGACGCCCGCCAGGGCCCGGCTGCCGGAGCCGGGACCGGTTGGAAGCCGAAGAAACCACCCGAGCCTGCGCCGGTCGCCGGCGCTTCGGCGGCGGGGGAGCAGGCCTCCTCGACTCCTGGTGCCGGCTCTCCGCAGGGCCAATAA
- a CDS encoding NADH-quinone oxidoreductase subunit D: MSEPTPAHETLFNLREMELNFGPQHPATHGVMRLKLKVDGERIVDCYPIIGYLHRGTEKLFELHPFFQNVPHTDRMDYVASATNNLAYVGAVEKLVGLVPPPRARYIRTILCELQRISSHLIWLATHAIDIGAMTPFFYCFREREIILDLFEQYCGARLTLNSMRPGGQPYDLPVGWIDRCGEFIDDFPSKVDEYEELLTENRIWKRRTVGVGVLSPETAIEYGVTGPMLRGSGIAWDIRKAMPYEAYPEVEFDIPVGKNCDTYDRYLVRMVEMRQSARIVRQCLDKMPGGPVMAKRPRVLKAALDTEVYHAVEGPKGELGFYIVGDGTANPYRCHVRPSSFMNLQVLPEMAQGMLIADLVALIGTVDIVLGEVDR; encoded by the coding sequence ATGAGCGAGCCCACTCCAGCGCACGAAACCCTCTTCAACCTGCGGGAGATGGAGCTGAATTTCGGCCCGCAGCACCCGGCCACGCACGGGGTGATGCGGCTCAAGCTCAAGGTGGACGGCGAGCGGATCGTCGACTGCTATCCGATCATCGGCTACCTGCACCGCGGCACCGAGAAGCTCTTCGAGCTCCACCCGTTCTTCCAGAACGTGCCGCACACCGACCGGATGGACTACGTCGCCTCGGCGACGAACAACCTCGCTTACGTCGGCGCGGTGGAGAAGCTCGTCGGCCTCGTGCCGCCGCCGCGGGCGCGCTACATCCGCACGATCCTCTGCGAGCTGCAGCGGATCTCGAGCCACCTCATCTGGCTGGCGACGCACGCCATCGACATCGGCGCGATGACGCCGTTCTTCTACTGCTTCCGCGAGCGCGAGATCATCCTCGACCTCTTCGAGCAGTACTGCGGGGCGCGCCTGACGCTGAACTCGATGCGTCCTGGCGGCCAGCCCTACGACCTGCCGGTCGGCTGGATCGACCGTTGCGGCGAGTTCATCGACGACTTCCCGTCGAAAGTCGACGAGTACGAAGAGCTGCTCACCGAGAACCGCATCTGGAAACGGCGGACCGTCGGGGTCGGCGTGCTGTCGCCGGAGACGGCGATCGAGTACGGCGTCACCGGGCCGATGCTGCGTGGCAGCGGCATCGCGTGGGACATCCGCAAGGCGATGCCTTACGAGGCCTACCCGGAAGTCGAGTTCGACATCCCGGTGGGCAAGAACTGCGACACGTACGATCGCTACCTGGTGCGCATGGTCGAGATGCGGCAGTCGGCGCGGATCGTCCGGCAGTGTCTCGACAAGATGCCGGGTGGCCCGGTGATGGCCAAGCGACCGCGGGTTCTCAAGGCGGCCCTGGACACGGAGGTCTACCACGCGGTCGAGGGGCCGAAGGGCGAGCTCGGTTTCTACATCGTCGGTGACGGGACGGCGAATCCCTATCGCTGCCACGTCCGCCCCTCGTCGTTCATGAACCTGCAGGTGCTGCCGGAGATGGCGCAGGGAATGCTCATCGCCGATCTCGTGGCCCTGATCGGAACGGTCGATATCGTCCTCGGAGAGGTGGACCGCTGA
- the nuoH gene encoding NADH-quinone oxidoreductase subunit NuoH, with protein MWGWIDSLRQLFDPHLFSWVVAPLVKLVVILLATFTLIAYLTLAERRILAFLQVRLGPNRVGWWGLLQPIADVVKLLIKEDAFPNRAVRWAYVFAPCLVVVPALVILSIVPYGPPGAGAGAPSWFLTDINVGIIFVIALASLGVYGIILGGWSSNNKFSLLGGLRSAAQMISYEVPQGLAIVGPLMLAGSMSLVQIVESQREMRIWFVFPQIIAFFIYLVAGVAETNRNPFDLPEAESELVAGFHTEYSGVRFALFFLGEYANMIVVSAIATTVFLGGWLRPFPGWQALAFLDVVPGVVWFSLKLAGFLFVYIWFRGTFPRYRFDQLMDLGWKWLIPLSLVNLLVTALVVVLKGAA; from the coding sequence ATGTGGGGCTGGATCGATTCGCTTCGGCAGCTCTTCGACCCGCATCTCTTCTCGTGGGTGGTGGCCCCGCTGGTCAAGCTGGTGGTCATTCTCCTCGCGACCTTCACGCTGATCGCCTACCTGACGCTCGCCGAAAGGCGGATCCTCGCCTTCCTGCAGGTTCGCCTCGGGCCGAACCGCGTCGGCTGGTGGGGACTCCTGCAGCCGATCGCCGACGTGGTGAAGCTGCTGATCAAGGAGGACGCCTTCCCGAACCGCGCGGTGCGCTGGGCGTACGTCTTCGCTCCCTGCCTCGTGGTGGTTCCTGCGCTGGTGATCCTCTCGATCGTGCCCTACGGTCCGCCGGGTGCGGGGGCCGGGGCTCCCTCCTGGTTCCTCACCGACATCAACGTCGGGATCATCTTCGTCATCGCGCTCGCCTCCCTGGGCGTCTACGGCATCATCCTCGGCGGCTGGTCGTCGAACAACAAGTTCTCGTTGCTCGGCGGGCTCCGGTCCGCGGCGCAGATGATCTCCTACGAGGTGCCCCAGGGGCTGGCCATCGTCGGGCCGCTGATGCTCGCCGGCTCGATGTCGCTGGTGCAGATCGTCGAGAGTCAGCGCGAGATGCGGATCTGGTTCGTCTTCCCGCAGATCATCGCCTTCTTCATCTATCTGGTCGCCGGCGTGGCCGAGACGAACCGCAACCCGTTCGACCTGCCCGAGGCCGAGTCGGAGCTGGTTGCCGGGTTCCACACGGAATACAGCGGTGTCCGCTTCGCCCTCTTCTTCCTCGGCGAGTACGCGAACATGATCGTCGTCTCGGCGATCGCCACGACGGTGTTCCTCGGCGGCTGGCTGCGGCCGTTCCCGGGCTGGCAGGCGTTGGCCTTCCTCGACGTGGTGCCGGGCGTCGTCTGGTTCAGTCTGAAGCTCGCCGGGTTCCTGTTCGTCTACATCTGGTTCCGCGGCACGTTCCCGCGCTACCGGTTCGACCAGCTGATGGATCTCGGGTGGAAGTGGCTGATTCCGCTGTCGCTGGTCAATCTACTGGTCACCGCGCTGGTGGTGGTGCTCAAGGGAGCCGCGTGA
- a CDS encoding NADH-quinone oxidoreductase subunit I has product MSAMKRFLDRFLLLDLFAGLGVTFRHLFRKTETVQYPEERLEPADRFRGMFRLDAERCIKCTLCARDCPIDIIYIDWRQVANPETGKKEKVLDRFDIDLQRCMFCGLCEEACPTEPKSIWLTTKTYELASYNRWQNLYVDMAQLEGWRVRPSYTDDEIS; this is encoded by the coding sequence ATGAGCGCCATGAAGCGGTTTCTCGATCGGTTCCTGTTGCTCGACCTCTTCGCCGGCCTGGGCGTCACCTTCCGCCACCTGTTCCGCAAGACGGAGACGGTTCAGTATCCGGAGGAGCGCCTCGAGCCGGCCGATCGCTTCCGCGGCATGTTTCGGCTCGATGCCGAGCGCTGCATCAAGTGCACGCTCTGTGCGCGCGATTGCCCGATCGACATCATCTACATCGACTGGCGGCAGGTGGCCAATCCGGAGACCGGGAAGAAGGAGAAGGTCCTCGACCGGTTCGACATCGACCTGCAGCGCTGCATGTTCTGCGGCCTCTGCGAGGAAGCTTGCCCGACCGAGCCCAAGTCGATCTGGCTGACCACCAAGACCTACGAGCTGGCGAGCTACAACCGCTGGCAGAACCTCTACGTGGACATGGCGCAACTCGAGGGCTGGCGCGTCCGTCCGTCGTACACCGACGACGAGATCTCTTGA